The proteins below come from a single Candidatus Bathyarchaeota archaeon genomic window:
- a CDS encoding V-type ATPase subunit encodes MGAQRGDLLTDSKIKILADSKNLADFASQLRDTPYQEQISKITPPFTGRKLERAFNENLIELYKKIIKYSPKAATDYLQLYLLRFEVENVKLLVKATVAKLSAEQKLAKLYPFVPCHIKKYLVFEEAAKASTMVALVHSFMKTPYYAPLSSGLESYNQNGSTTCLDVFLDAFYYEHLYQAYQKLPRREKSHAHIYASIENDGYILISLLRAKNLNYDSNWLRLAIPQNYFNLTRSIAEAILSAQNFEAAYKVALASRYSEYFSREGTPEVILAAAERAFKEARLKNAKSGTITTTFNIGMPLAFITQKEAEVYNLRAVALGIDGELQPDLIRNQLLF; translated from the coding sequence ATTGGGGCGCAACGTGGCGATTTACTCACCGACTCCAAAATCAAAATTTTGGCGGACAGCAAAAACCTCGCTGACTTCGCCTCACAGCTCCGCGACACACCCTACCAGGAGCAAATCAGCAAAATCACGCCTCCATTCACAGGACGCAAACTGGAACGCGCATTCAACGAGAACCTAATTGAACTCTACAAAAAAATCATCAAGTACTCCCCCAAAGCCGCCACCGACTATCTGCAGCTGTATCTGCTGCGTTTTGAGGTGGAGAATGTCAAGTTGCTGGTGAAAGCCACCGTCGCCAAGCTTTCAGCGGAGCAGAAACTCGCCAAGCTCTACCCCTTTGTGCCCTGTCACATCAAAAAGTACCTAGTTTTTGAGGAAGCCGCTAAAGCCTCCACGATGGTTGCGCTGGTGCATAGCTTCATGAAAACCCCCTATTATGCTCCGCTTTCTTCGGGGCTGGAAAGCTACAACCAAAACGGCTCAACCACCTGCCTTGACGTGTTCCTCGACGCCTTCTATTACGAGCACCTCTACCAAGCCTACCAGAAGCTGCCCCGCAGAGAAAAATCGCATGCACACATCTACGCAAGCATCGAAAACGACGGCTACATCCTGATTTCGCTGCTGCGCGCAAAAAACCTCAACTACGACTCCAACTGGCTACGCCTAGCCATACCCCAAAACTACTTCAACCTCACCCGCAGCATCGCAGAAGCTATCCTTTCCGCGCAGAACTTTGAGGCAGCATACAAGGTTGCCCTTGCAAGCCGCTACAGCGAATATTTCAGCAGGGAAGGCACCCCCGAAGTTATCCTGGCAGCCGCCGAGCGTGCCTTCAAAGAAGCCAGACTGAAAAACGCTAAAAGCGGCACCATAACCACCACCTTTAACATTGGTATGCCGCTGGCGTTTATCACCCAAAAAGAAGCAGAAGTCTATAACCTGCGTGCAGTGGCGTTGGGCATCGACGGCGAATTGCAGCCTGACCTCATCCGCAATCAGCTTCTATTCTAA
- a CDS encoding V-type ATP synthase subunit F, which produces MIGYVIGDSDMLAGFRLVGVEGAEANSVEEAIRALNQALERSDVAIIILSEAFALEPAIQAQVDRVRQERVTPLIVELPGSKGAKNTVKLSDTIGKILGIKM; this is translated from the coding sequence ATGATTGGCTACGTAATAGGCGACAGTGACATGCTTGCGGGCTTCCGCTTGGTCGGCGTCGAGGGGGCAGAGGCAAATTCGGTTGAGGAAGCCATCCGCGCCTTAAACCAGGCTCTGGAACGCAGTGACGTAGCCATAATTATCCTCAGCGAAGCCTTCGCCCTGGAGCCTGCTATACAGGCACAGGTGGATAGGGTGCGGCAGGAACGCGTGACCCCTTTGATTGTAGAGTTACCCGGCAGCAAAGGCGCAAAGAACACCGTGAAGCTGTCGGATACCATCGGCAAAATCTTAGGCATAAAAATGTAG